In Capillimicrobium parvum, a genomic segment contains:
- a CDS encoding heparin lyase I family protein, producing MKFRRNSMLRRALALCAFALAVPAGAQASVVFDGDLDTGNLSQWGLQQMCSPDRATVYSAASQPTWPKPISGSHALRFRVLDSDVSPCTPTRNPRAQIANSASSPGAFQHGHERWQRFSVYFPAGFPKFMDSSSSDQWFVFQEDYGAPWNGSPPISFGVVNDQVIAARGAQYGYDWVWSKPLQRDHWYTFIVHKRFAKDSSGFVELWLDGVQQRFSPRPYGQAARDAGVTRLSTQTMHSDATGPYQFFLNSYRSRGSASGAVDAYYDGAKVGTTRADVEASAPAPAPAPAPAPVTAPSAAFTFAPTAPKRGQLVQFDASASKNAASYSWSLDGYTTLTGVRPTFKFQNAGTKKVTLTVTASDGKKSSVARSLVVS from the coding sequence TTGAAGTTCCGACGCAATTCAATGCTGCGGCGGGCGCTCGCGCTGTGCGCGTTCGCCCTCGCAGTGCCCGCCGGTGCCCAGGCCTCGGTCGTCTTCGACGGCGACCTGGACACCGGCAACCTCTCGCAGTGGGGACTGCAGCAGATGTGCTCGCCCGACCGCGCCACCGTGTACTCCGCCGCCTCGCAGCCGACCTGGCCGAAGCCGATCTCGGGCAGCCACGCGCTGCGCTTCCGCGTCCTCGACTCGGATGTGTCGCCGTGCACGCCCACGCGCAATCCCCGCGCGCAGATCGCCAACTCCGCCTCCTCCCCGGGTGCGTTCCAGCACGGCCACGAGCGCTGGCAGCGCTTCAGCGTGTACTTCCCGGCCGGCTTCCCGAAGTTCATGGACAGCTCGAGCTCCGACCAGTGGTTCGTCTTCCAGGAGGACTACGGCGCGCCGTGGAACGGTTCGCCGCCGATCAGCTTCGGTGTCGTCAACGACCAGGTCATCGCTGCTCGCGGAGCGCAGTATGGCTACGACTGGGTGTGGAGCAAGCCGCTTCAGCGCGACCACTGGTACACGTTCATCGTCCACAAGCGGTTCGCGAAGGACAGCAGCGGTTTCGTCGAGCTTTGGCTCGACGGCGTGCAGCAGCGCTTCTCCCCCCGTCCCTACGGCCAGGCGGCGCGTGATGCCGGCGTGACCCGCCTGTCCACGCAGACGATGCACTCGGACGCAACGGGGCCGTATCAGTTCTTCCTGAACAGCTATCGCTCCAGGGGTTCGGCGTCGGGGGCGGTCGACGCGTACTACGACGGCGCGAAGGTGGGCACCACCCGCGCGGATGTCGAGGCGTCCGCACCGGCGCCCGCGCCCGCACCGGCGCCCGCGCCCGTGACTGCGCCGAGCGCCGCCTTCACGTTCGCTCCGACGGCGCCGAAGCGCGGCCAGCTTGTCCAGTTCGACGCGTCCGCGAGCAAGAACGCCGCGTCGTACTCGTGGTCGCTGGACGGCTACACCACGCTCACCGGCGTCAGGCCGACGTTCAAGTTCCAGAACGCCGGGACGAAGAAGGTGACGCTGACCGTGACCGCTTCCGACGGAAAGAAGTCGTCGGTCGCTCGCAGCCTGGTCGTCAGCTGA
- a CDS encoding class I SAM-dependent methyltransferase: MSTTLSRRVSRAIADPYTPSSLGARRRSSRWDELLRRFPELDQMRIVDLGGDMRAWRLAPVQPRELVLLNRFAQSDVDGGGNGNGSVKAVVGDACSLPAELRGERFDLVYSNSVLEHVGGHDRRLAFAASVRELGDAHWIQTPYRYFPVEPHWLCPGLQFLPVRARAEVTLRWPLGGYSAVRELDQAVRWVLATELVSVTELRHYFPASEIWRERFLGLTKSLVAVAGGVG, encoded by the coding sequence ATGTCCACGACGCTCAGCAGGCGTGTCTCGCGGGCCATCGCCGACCCGTATACGCCCTCGTCGCTCGGCGCCCGCCGGCGCAGCAGTCGCTGGGACGAGCTCCTGCGGCGGTTCCCGGAGCTCGACCAGATGCGCATCGTGGATCTCGGAGGCGACATGCGGGCCTGGAGGCTGGCGCCGGTCCAGCCGCGCGAGCTGGTGCTGCTCAACCGGTTCGCGCAGAGCGACGTCGACGGCGGCGGCAACGGCAACGGCTCGGTCAAGGCGGTGGTCGGCGACGCCTGCTCGCTGCCCGCCGAGCTGCGCGGCGAGCGCTTCGACCTCGTCTACTCGAACTCGGTGCTCGAGCACGTCGGCGGCCACGACCGCCGGCTCGCCTTTGCGGCCTCGGTGCGCGAGCTCGGCGACGCCCACTGGATCCAGACCCCCTACCGCTACTTCCCTGTCGAGCCGCACTGGCTGTGCCCGGGCCTGCAGTTCCTGCCGGTGCGCGCCCGCGCCGAGGTGACGCTCCGCTGGCCGCTCGGGGGCTACAGCGCCGTGCGCGAGCTCGACCAGGCGGTCCGCTGGGTGCTGGCGACCGAGCTGGTCTCGGTCACGGAGCTGCGCCACTACTTCCCGGCCTCGGAGATCTGGCGCGAGCGCTTCCTCGGTCTGACCAAGTCGCTCGTCGCGGTGGCGGGAGGAGTTGGGTGA
- a CDS encoding tyrosine-protein phosphatase has translation MHFHILPRVDDGPPDIQRSIDLARAAESDGIQLVAATPHLREDHPEVRAAELAARCQELNAALADADVALEVVAGGELDVLWVQEADEDDLRLASYGQRGTDVLLETPYGAIAPSFDAAVERLQTLGFRILLAHPERNRAFQQAPDRLLELVRDGVLIQVTAGSLVQTRRRSRSHELAVQLVEHGMAHVIASDAHSAGEFRPPNLSSGVAAARAVDPRVASWMVLDAPLAILAGEPLPARPGASRPRRRA, from the coding sequence ATGCACTTCCACATCCTGCCGCGGGTCGACGACGGGCCGCCGGACATCCAGCGCAGCATCGATCTCGCGCGAGCCGCCGAGTCCGACGGCATCCAGCTCGTCGCGGCGACTCCGCATCTGCGCGAGGATCATCCGGAGGTGCGGGCGGCCGAGCTCGCGGCGCGCTGCCAGGAGCTCAACGCGGCGCTCGCCGACGCCGACGTCGCGCTGGAGGTCGTCGCGGGCGGTGAGCTCGACGTCCTGTGGGTTCAGGAGGCCGACGAAGATGACCTGCGGCTGGCGTCCTACGGACAGCGCGGGACCGACGTGCTGCTGGAGACGCCGTACGGCGCGATCGCGCCGTCGTTCGATGCCGCCGTCGAGCGGTTGCAGACGCTCGGATTCCGGATCCTGCTCGCGCATCCCGAACGCAACCGCGCGTTTCAGCAGGCACCGGATCGCCTGTTGGAGCTCGTGCGCGACGGCGTGCTCATCCAGGTGACCGCCGGGTCGCTGGTCCAGACGCGGCGCCGGTCGCGATCGCACGAGCTCGCCGTCCAGCTCGTGGAGCACGGGATGGCCCATGTGATCGCCTCGGACGCGCACTCAGCGGGGGAGTTCCGCCCACCCAACCTGTCGTCGGGGGTGGCCGCGGCGCGCGCCGTCGACCCCCGGGTCGCGAGCTGGATGGTCCTCGACGCACCGCTCGCGATCCTGGCCGGAGAGCCGCTGCCGGCGCGGCCAGGCGCTTCCAGGCCCCGCCGCCGGGCCTGA
- a CDS encoding polysaccharide biosynthesis tyrosine autokinase — protein MDPNDDDSLVEKLLRLLRKRWLIVLQAMIVIPLAALLFSLTQEKQWTATSTLLVQPARQNSGSVDLTRQAATQAKLVGLPVVAARTAQRLGDGWTQAKVEAAVSVSASTDTNLINVNATTAPPEAAQKVANAYATSFIDLQDASNAADVRRRLDAYDAYFRSLPASQRTGDRAARLQRQLDALRISSTLNGDNQSPTAEMSQPAQLPSSPSSPKVVRNVILALLLGGVVGVSLAALRERLDRDISSVDELERISGLPILARIPRARGLDRRLRRSGSAEVLRSGAEAEAFRALRASLRYFNIGGNLRSLLVVSPEAEDGKSTVAACLATTLAQRGDRVILVEADLHKHTGEGRSRGAGMSPAAAVGAGDEHADGVTTVLAGGDLDDALLAVPLGDGDGPQRELIVLPSGPTPPNPSELLESGRMHDLMMELERRCDIVVYDTPALTAVSDALALLPDTAGVIVVGRLHHTSRDTIRELLKQLSLLRAHVLGVVANCSELPKRRGYDYYRT, from the coding sequence ATGGATCCGAACGACGACGACAGCTTGGTCGAGAAGCTGCTGCGCCTTCTGCGCAAGCGCTGGTTGATCGTGTTGCAGGCGATGATCGTGATCCCGCTCGCCGCGCTTCTGTTCTCGCTGACACAGGAGAAACAGTGGACCGCGACGTCCACGCTGCTGGTTCAGCCGGCCCGGCAGAACTCCGGCTCCGTCGATCTTACGCGGCAGGCCGCGACGCAGGCCAAGCTCGTCGGGCTGCCGGTCGTCGCGGCGCGGACCGCGCAGCGTCTCGGCGACGGATGGACGCAGGCCAAGGTCGAGGCCGCCGTGAGCGTGAGCGCCTCGACCGACACGAACCTCATCAACGTCAACGCCACGACGGCGCCCCCCGAGGCGGCCCAGAAGGTCGCCAACGCCTACGCCACGTCGTTCATCGACCTGCAGGACGCCTCGAACGCCGCCGATGTCCGGCGCAGGCTCGACGCCTACGACGCGTACTTCCGGTCGCTGCCCGCGTCCCAGCGCACCGGAGACCGGGCCGCCCGCCTGCAGCGCCAGCTCGACGCGCTGCGGATCTCCAGCACGCTCAACGGCGACAACCAGAGCCCGACGGCGGAGATGTCGCAGCCGGCGCAGCTGCCGAGCTCGCCCTCCTCGCCGAAGGTCGTGCGCAACGTGATCCTCGCGCTGCTTCTCGGCGGCGTCGTGGGGGTCTCGCTCGCCGCACTCCGCGAGCGCCTGGACCGTGACATCTCGAGCGTCGACGAGCTCGAGCGCATCTCCGGGCTGCCGATCCTGGCCCGCATCCCGCGGGCTCGTGGCCTCGACCGGCGGCTGCGTCGCAGCGGCTCGGCGGAGGTGCTGCGCTCCGGGGCGGAGGCGGAGGCGTTCCGGGCCCTGCGGGCAAGCCTGCGCTACTTCAACATCGGCGGCAACCTGCGCTCGCTGCTCGTGGTCAGCCCGGAGGCCGAGGACGGCAAGTCGACCGTCGCGGCGTGCCTGGCCACCACGCTGGCGCAGCGCGGCGACCGCGTCATCCTCGTGGAGGCCGACCTCCACAAGCACACCGGGGAGGGGCGGTCGCGCGGCGCCGGCATGTCCCCGGCGGCCGCCGTGGGGGCGGGCGACGAGCACGCCGATGGAGTCACGACGGTGCTGGCCGGCGGCGACCTCGACGACGCGCTCCTGGCCGTCCCGCTGGGCGACGGCGACGGCCCGCAACGCGAGCTGATCGTCCTGCCGAGCGGCCCGACTCCGCCGAACCCGTCCGAGCTGCTCGAGAGCGGGCGGATGCACGACCTGATGATGGAGCTCGAGCGGCGTTGCGACATCGTCGTCTACGACACGCCGGCGCTGACGGCGGTCAGCGACGCACTGGCGCTTCTCCCCGACACCGCCGGGGTGATCGTCGTCGGCCGGCTGCACCACACCAGCCGAGACACCATCCGCGAGTTGCTCAAGCAGCTGTCGCTGCTGCGCGCGCACGTGCTCGGCGTCGTCGCCAACTGCTCCGAGCTCCCCAAGCGGCGTGGCTACGACTACTACCGCACCTGA
- a CDS encoding O-antigen ligase family protein, whose translation MATTTTAPDAGRVRRLRLGPAALRRPLAIAAIAVGVVLVEVVVARGLTGPQSVRLLALVAAVAGMALAFRFPLAVAIALLVIAGSLFHSAYFTWSVGPVQLHLEEIVLLALGVVAVVAPKRQTWGGAAGLALAAFLAIATFCAWLGVQDGRVAVDDAFNWARPFAFYGIFWIVLRLFPDARSLRRLLIAGLVCGAITGVLALVMQFTGSLTDVFQGSGGQQIYTQATQAGLGGLKRIRQPGLAFSYILFWWSIVAALTWRGRFRMLMWALVTASALNIVLSFNRNMWVGVLVGLGLVLILGGVRLRHRLLVGLAIGLTGVVLLFTAVVNSGNTQRLDPIVERAATVVTPRQIGEESSLRDRANETAQAWRTVKANPVFGVGAGADYGVRFNHEEGNGIWVNTTQRFLHNQWLWLLLVGGVPALVAFAAFLGVVLAKAWGPGRTVSQTALGAGIAMICLSAFVMPYLGVEEFCLAIGVVAGAIVASRDLARRA comes from the coding sequence GTGGCTACGACTACTACCGCACCTGACGCGGGTCGGGTCCGGCGCCTGCGCCTCGGTCCGGCGGCGCTCCGGCGGCCGCTGGCGATCGCCGCGATCGCGGTGGGCGTGGTGCTCGTCGAGGTGGTGGTGGCCCGCGGTCTCACCGGCCCGCAGTCGGTCCGGCTGCTGGCGCTGGTGGCGGCCGTCGCCGGCATGGCCCTGGCCTTCCGGTTCCCGCTCGCCGTCGCCATCGCGCTGTTGGTCATCGCGGGCAGCCTCTTCCACAGCGCCTACTTCACGTGGTCGGTCGGGCCGGTGCAGCTGCACCTCGAGGAGATCGTCCTCCTAGCGCTCGGGGTCGTGGCGGTGGTCGCCCCGAAGCGCCAGACGTGGGGCGGCGCCGCCGGCCTGGCGCTCGCCGCCTTCCTCGCCATCGCCACGTTCTGCGCATGGCTCGGCGTCCAGGACGGCCGCGTGGCGGTCGACGACGCGTTCAACTGGGCTCGCCCGTTCGCGTTCTACGGGATCTTCTGGATCGTCCTGCGCCTGTTTCCCGATGCGCGGTCGCTGCGCCGGCTGCTGATCGCGGGTCTCGTGTGCGGGGCGATCACCGGCGTGCTGGCACTCGTGATGCAGTTCACCGGGTCGCTCACCGACGTCTTCCAGGGGTCGGGCGGCCAGCAGATCTACACGCAGGCCACCCAGGCCGGGCTCGGCGGGCTCAAGCGCATCCGGCAGCCCGGTCTTGCCTTCAGCTACATCCTGTTCTGGTGGTCCATCGTGGCGGCGCTGACCTGGCGCGGCCGGTTTCGCATGCTCATGTGGGCGCTGGTGACGGCCTCGGCGCTGAACATCGTCCTCTCGTTCAACCGCAACATGTGGGTCGGCGTCCTCGTCGGGCTCGGGCTCGTGCTCATACTCGGCGGCGTGCGGCTTCGCCACCGGCTGCTGGTCGGACTCGCCATCGGCCTGACCGGGGTGGTGCTGCTGTTCACCGCGGTGGTGAACTCGGGCAACACGCAACGGCTCGACCCGATCGTGGAGCGCGCGGCCACGGTGGTGACGCCGCGCCAGATCGGCGAGGAGAGCTCCCTGCGTGACCGCGCCAACGAGACGGCCCAGGCGTGGCGCACGGTGAAGGCGAACCCGGTGTTCGGCGTCGGCGCGGGGGCCGACTACGGCGTCCGCTTCAACCACGAGGAGGGCAACGGCATCTGGGTGAACACCACGCAGCGCTTCCTGCACAACCAGTGGTTGTGGCTGCTGCTCGTCGGAGGCGTTCCGGCGCTGGTCGCCTTCGCCGCGTTCCTGGGCGTCGTGCTGGCGAAGGCGTGGGGACCGGGCAGAACGGTGTCGCAGACCGCGCTCGGAGCCGGGATCGCGATGATCTGCCTGAGCGCCTTCGTAATGCCCTACCTCGGGGTGGAGGAGTTCTGTCTGGCGATCGGCGTCGTCGCTGGCGCGATCGTGGCCTCACGCGACCTCGCGCGCCGCGCCTGA
- a CDS encoding glycosyltransferase family 4 protein — translation MRPTTVLLVCDWQVRYTVGLATGLVDQGAEISLMTRSHTGEFGAEPAGMRDFIFNELGPDVPQMRIGGRVRDPRAVVDVGRARRAARRLAPDVIHVQDSVVNDPRLFAAAAARRRRYAITVHDVDVHPGDPGMGVRKRRLFHALVRHAGLVFVHAEPLREQLMARHAPGGAVVVVPHGSGAPEMLPLPELPSLLLFGRMSAYKGLDTLLDAMPLIWRRAPETRLTVAGKGRIAPHPALADARVTVRNEYVPDDEVRGLFGAATCVILPYREASQSGVAALARRFGRGVVATAVGGLPDMARAGGALVVPPEDPAALAHAIGKVVHSPELAGRMSREAAEAARTSLAWPRVAELTLEAYERHLRPRHRSRGITSA, via the coding sequence ATGCGACCGACGACCGTCCTGCTGGTCTGCGACTGGCAAGTCCGCTACACCGTCGGCCTCGCCACGGGGCTGGTCGACCAAGGCGCGGAGATCTCGCTGATGACCCGCAGCCACACCGGGGAGTTCGGCGCCGAGCCGGCGGGGATGCGCGACTTCATCTTCAACGAGCTCGGGCCCGATGTGCCGCAGATGCGCATCGGCGGCCGAGTGCGCGACCCCCGCGCCGTGGTGGACGTGGGACGGGCACGCCGTGCCGCCCGTCGGCTCGCGCCGGACGTGATCCACGTCCAGGACAGCGTGGTCAACGATCCCCGGCTGTTCGCGGCTGCCGCCGCCCGCCGTCGGCGTTACGCGATCACGGTGCACGACGTCGACGTGCACCCGGGCGATCCTGGCATGGGCGTCCGCAAGCGCCGCCTCTTCCACGCGCTCGTCCGCCACGCGGGCCTCGTCTTCGTGCATGCCGAGCCGCTGCGCGAGCAGCTGATGGCGCGGCATGCCCCGGGCGGCGCGGTGGTGGTCGTGCCGCACGGATCCGGCGCGCCGGAGATGCTGCCGCTCCCGGAACTGCCATCGCTATTGCTCTTCGGGCGCATGTCGGCGTACAAGGGGCTGGACACGCTGCTTGACGCGATGCCGTTGATCTGGCGCCGGGCGCCCGAGACGCGCCTGACCGTTGCCGGCAAAGGCCGGATCGCGCCGCATCCGGCACTGGCTGACGCGCGTGTAACCGTGCGCAACGAGTACGTGCCCGATGACGAGGTGCGGGGGCTGTTCGGCGCCGCCACCTGCGTCATTCTCCCGTACCGCGAGGCCAGCCAGAGCGGCGTCGCAGCGCTAGCCCGCCGCTTCGGCCGAGGCGTCGTGGCCACCGCGGTCGGCGGCCTGCCCGACATGGCGCGCGCGGGTGGGGCGCTGGTCGTGCCGCCCGAGGATCCCGCGGCGCTCGCGCACGCCATCGGTAAGGTCGTGCACAGCCCGGAGCTGGCCGGCCGCATGAGCCGGGAGGCGGCCGAGGCCGCCCGCACCTCACTGGCCTGGCCGCGGGTTGCGGAACTCACGCTGGAGGCCTACGAGCGGCACCTGAGGCCGCGACACCGTTCGCGGGGCATCACGTCCGCATAG
- a CDS encoding GNAT family N-acetyltransferase encodes MEVDVLGRGELPAVLADWQRLSSLDDRATPFTSPGWAQAWLDEWEPTVDAWIVCVRDRGEVVGIAPFAMSRRGPMRVLRTIGQEPGDYWDIVAEPALRERVAAAVGSTLDKRRNEWDVALIRCLPTGSSTLRVFADGGLRIVSRKPVRSPGFVLPATFDAYLGSLPGKRRSDIRRHLRWLDDGKVQLRDVRAPAEVPAAIQRWQDVRSRQWRERGRVIAQSHETERFRRFMTASAQRLIPPGHVRIWEFWAGGRMLGSYVNYVDERSFYSYLGGFEPDVAHLAIGKIATVASIRSSIEEGRNYFDFARGTEEYKYWYGATDRLLGAAVVGHRGPCSRVAIDVARGVKAYRALRDRRSAGRTAGSPSGATAR; translated from the coding sequence ATGGAGGTCGACGTCCTCGGCCGGGGGGAGCTCCCCGCGGTGCTCGCCGACTGGCAGCGGCTCTCCTCGCTCGACGACCGGGCGACGCCGTTCACGTCGCCTGGCTGGGCCCAGGCGTGGCTCGACGAGTGGGAGCCGACCGTAGACGCCTGGATCGTGTGCGTGCGCGATCGCGGCGAGGTCGTGGGGATCGCACCCTTCGCGATGTCCCGGCGTGGGCCGATGCGCGTGCTGCGGACGATCGGCCAGGAGCCGGGGGACTACTGGGACATCGTCGCCGAGCCGGCGCTGCGCGAGCGCGTCGCTGCGGCGGTGGGCTCGACGCTGGACAAGCGTCGCAACGAGTGGGACGTGGCGCTGATCCGTTGCCTCCCGACCGGCTCGTCCACGCTGCGGGTCTTCGCCGACGGCGGACTGCGGATCGTGTCGCGCAAGCCGGTGCGGAGCCCCGGCTTCGTCCTTCCGGCGACGTTCGACGCCTATCTCGGGTCGCTTCCCGGCAAGAGACGGTCCGACATCCGTCGTCACCTGCGCTGGCTCGACGACGGCAAGGTGCAGTTGCGCGACGTGCGCGCGCCTGCGGAGGTGCCTGCGGCCATCCAGAGGTGGCAGGACGTCCGCAGCCGGCAGTGGCGCGAGCGCGGCCGGGTGATCGCGCAATCGCACGAGACGGAGCGGTTCCGCCGCTTCATGACCGCGTCCGCGCAGCGCCTCATCCCGCCGGGCCATGTCCGCATCTGGGAGTTCTGGGCCGGCGGACGGATGCTCGGAAGCTACGTGAACTACGTCGACGAGCGCTCGTTCTACTCGTACCTCGGCGGCTTCGAGCCTGACGTGGCGCACCTCGCCATCGGGAAGATCGCGACCGTCGCGAGCATCCGGAGCAGCATCGAGGAGGGACGGAACTACTTCGACTTCGCGCGAGGGACCGAGGAGTACAAGTACTGGTACGGCGCGACCGATCGGCTCCTCGGCGCAGCGGTGGTGGGGCATCGCGGCCCATGCTCGCGCGTCGCGATCGACGTCGCGCGCGGCGTCAAGGCGTACCGCGCCCTGCGCGATCGGCGCTCCGCCGGCCGGACGGCCGGATCCCCGAGCGGTGCGACGGCCAGATAG
- a CDS encoding class I SAM-dependent methyltransferase produces MNPEDGPLPADLGPLRTQDTLEPLVARNGHVTTLSGSRTYPVRDGLIFMGYAADSEAMIQETMEEERVWQGTTERLAIDEEFLRRSAPVAVDMVNLLRDLTGRRAGLKALELGSGAGWVSWLMARAGFDTYLCDFEANSLYSGWIYEHDGLGPGRRIVADARYAPFADAFFDVVMLKEFTHHVEDKATLLREVNRVLKPGGLVMLMDPMQSLRRAVYTLRHPDPHKGHHIAWPDRYLLELRRSGFRRRWFSVAYWTWSLPRRRVVRALQDRAARPVAGLRNSRSLFTELHIRLMGGGSVLYVGEKVRDVSAGPRPAFHPIDPALLRLAVSDRAQWSGCRQIVEEASRRLI; encoded by the coding sequence GTGAACCCGGAAGACGGTCCCCTGCCGGCCGATCTCGGCCCGCTGCGCACCCAGGACACGCTCGAGCCGCTCGTGGCCCGCAACGGACACGTCACGACGCTGTCGGGATCCCGCACGTACCCCGTGCGGGACGGCCTCATCTTCATGGGCTACGCCGCGGACTCCGAGGCGATGATCCAGGAGACGATGGAGGAGGAGCGCGTCTGGCAGGGGACGACGGAGCGCCTGGCCATCGACGAGGAGTTCCTGCGCCGCAGCGCGCCGGTCGCGGTCGACATGGTCAACCTCCTCCGCGACCTGACGGGGCGTCGGGCCGGGCTGAAGGCCCTCGAGCTCGGGTCCGGAGCGGGTTGGGTGAGCTGGTTGATGGCCCGCGCCGGGTTCGACACCTACCTCTGCGACTTCGAAGCCAACTCCCTGTACTCCGGATGGATCTACGAGCACGACGGGCTGGGGCCGGGCCGCCGGATCGTCGCGGACGCCCGCTATGCGCCGTTCGCCGACGCGTTCTTCGACGTCGTGATGCTCAAGGAGTTCACCCATCACGTCGAGGACAAGGCCACTCTCCTGCGCGAGGTCAACCGTGTCCTCAAGCCAGGCGGCCTCGTGATGCTGATGGACCCGATGCAGAGCTTGCGCCGCGCGGTGTACACGCTGCGCCATCCCGACCCCCACAAGGGCCACCACATCGCCTGGCCGGACCGGTATCTGCTCGAGCTGCGGCGCAGCGGATTCCGCCGCCGGTGGTTCTCGGTCGCGTACTGGACCTGGAGCCTCCCTCGCCGGCGCGTCGTCCGCGCGCTCCAGGATCGGGCCGCTCGCCCCGTGGCCGGCCTGCGCAACTCCCGCAGCCTGTTCACCGAGCTGCACATCCGGCTGATGGGTGGCGGAAGCGTGCTGTACGTCGGGGAGAAGGTCCGTGACGTCTCCGCCGGGCCGCGACCCGCGTTTCACCCGATCGATCCCGCGCTGCTCCGGCTCGCCGTGAGCGATCGCGCCCAATGGTCGGGCTGCCGCCAGATCGTCGAAGAGGCGTCACGGCGCCTGATCTAG
- a CDS encoding glycine--tRNA ligase encodes MPSDVVTMDKVVALTKRRGFIFPSSEIYGGIGSTYDFAHYGVLLKTNVKNEWWRSMLQERDDMVALDSAILQHPRTWEASGHLAGFTDPLVDCRACKMRFRADHLDQLACGRKPSKHPGETPECDLTEAREFNLMFETTMGPVKDAGATVYLRPETAQGIFLNFKNVLQTARKKPPFGIAQVGKSFRNEITPGNFIFRTREFEQMEMEFFVPPDQAQQWYEYWQKHRYDWYVELGLRPDHLRLRPHEADELSHYSSGTADIEYLFPIGWSELEGIANRGQFDLTQHATHSGEKLEYFDQGSGERYVPAVIEPAAGADRATLAFLVDAYDEEDVPTERGGSPDSEGSAGGARGDTRTVLKLHPRLAPVKVAVLPLVRKDGQPEVAQEIVDGLRRRMQVEYDEGGSIGKRYRRQDEIGTPYCVTVDHQTLEDRTVTVRDRDSLAQDRVAIDELPERLAARLQAPWTSPKLA; translated from the coding sequence GTGCCCTCGGACGTCGTCACCATGGACAAGGTCGTTGCGCTCACCAAGCGCCGCGGCTTCATCTTCCCCAGCTCGGAGATCTACGGCGGGATCGGCTCGACCTACGACTTCGCGCACTATGGCGTGCTGCTGAAGACGAACGTCAAGAACGAGTGGTGGCGCTCGATGCTCCAGGAGCGCGACGACATGGTCGCGCTGGACTCCGCGATCCTCCAGCACCCGCGCACCTGGGAGGCCTCCGGCCACCTCGCCGGCTTCACCGACCCGCTCGTCGACTGCCGGGCGTGCAAGATGCGCTTCCGCGCCGATCATCTCGACCAGCTCGCCTGCGGTCGCAAGCCGTCCAAGCACCCGGGCGAGACCCCGGAGTGCGACCTGACCGAGGCGCGCGAGTTCAACCTCATGTTCGAGACGACCATGGGGCCGGTGAAGGACGCCGGCGCGACCGTCTACCTGCGCCCGGAGACCGCCCAGGGCATCTTCCTGAACTTCAAGAACGTCCTGCAGACCGCGCGCAAGAAGCCGCCGTTCGGCATCGCGCAGGTCGGCAAGTCGTTTCGCAACGAGATCACGCCCGGCAACTTCATCTTCCGCACGCGCGAGTTCGAGCAGATGGAGATGGAGTTCTTCGTGCCGCCCGATCAGGCGCAGCAGTGGTACGAGTACTGGCAGAAGCACCGCTACGACTGGTACGTCGAGCTCGGACTGCGGCCCGACCACCTGCGCCTGCGCCCCCACGAGGCCGACGAGCTCAGCCACTACTCGTCGGGCACCGCGGACATCGAGTACCTGTTCCCGATCGGCTGGTCGGAGCTCGAGGGCATCGCGAACCGCGGCCAGTTCGACCTGACCCAGCACGCGACGCACTCCGGCGAGAAGCTCGAGTACTTCGACCAGGGCAGCGGCGAGCGGTACGTGCCCGCGGTGATCGAGCCCGCCGCCGGCGCGGACCGTGCGACCCTCGCCTTCCTCGTCGACGCCTACGACGAGGAGGATGTTCCCACCGAGCGAGGCGGCTCTCCCGATTCGGAAGGTTCCGCCGGTGGGGCCCGCGGCGACACGCGCACCGTGCTCAAGCTGCATCCGCGGCTGGCCCCGGTCAAGGTCGCGGTCCTGCCGCTCGTGCGCAAGGACGGCCAGCCGGAGGTCGCCCAGGAGATCGTCGACGGACTGCGCCGGCGCATGCAGGTCGAGTACGACGAGGGCGGCTCCATCGGCAAGCGCTACCGCCGCCAGGACGAGATCGGCACGCCGTACTGCGTCACGGTCGACCACCAGACGCTCGAGGACCGCACCGTCACGGTCCGCGACCGCGACTCCCTCGCGCAGGACCGCGTGGCGATCGACGAGCTGCCGGAGCGGCTGGCCGCGCGCCTCCAGGCGCCCTGGACGTCGCCGAAGCTCGCCTGA
- a CDS encoding FmdB family zinc ribbon protein, whose translation MPIYEYRRQDGTTFEILESITADPLTEDPETGQPVERVLHAPAVHFKGSGFYNTDYGTRKRQRETKESAEKGTEKTDAKAKEKKADTTSSSSSSSSSSSSSSSSSSD comes from the coding sequence ATGCCCATCTACGAGTACCGCCGCCAGGACGGCACCACGTTCGAGATCCTGGAGTCCATCACCGCCGACCCGCTGACCGAGGACCCCGAGACGGGACAGCCCGTCGAGCGCGTGCTGCACGCTCCCGCCGTGCACTTCAAGGGGTCGGGCTTCTACAACACCGACTACGGGACCCGCAAGCGCCAGCGCGAGACGAAGGAGTCCGCGGAGAAGGGCACGGAGAAGACCGACGCCAAGGCGAAGGAGAAGAAGGCCGACACGACGTCGTCCTCGAGCTCCTCGTCCTCCTCGTCGTCGTCTTCGTCGTCGTCCTCGTCGGACTAG